Genomic segment of Peribacillus frigoritolerans:
CGCGATGAAAAGAAAATCGTAAACAAGGTGATGAGCAAAGCCAAGGATGGCAGAATCATATTAATGCATGATATCTATCAAACTAGCGCCCAGGCTGCAGGAAAAATCATCAAACAACTGCATGACCAAGGTTATCAACTGGTCACAATTTCGGAATTGGAAAAGGTAAAGAAGGACCGTGAACTTTCCGGAATCACCATAAGTGAATAATCAAAAGGAAAGAGCCTGTTTCGTGATTCGGAACAGGCTCTTTCCTTTCAAATAAAATAAGCAGGCCTTTGATCATATAGCAAAGGTCTGCTTGTCATTTCACTAACCAAGATCTACATTATGATAAACTTGTTGAACATCTTCCAAATCTTCCAGTGCATCAATCATTTTTTCGAATTGTGCTTGTGCATCTTCTGGTAGGGTTAGGTCATTTTGTGCAAGCATCGTCAGCTCGGCCACTGTAAAATCGCTGATTCCTGCATCCTTGAATGCTTGTTGTACAGCATGGAATTGTTCAGGTTCGGCATAAACGATGACACTTTCTTCTTCTTCAATGATGTCACGTACATCAACATCCGCTTCCATTAACAGTTCAAGAACATCATCAGCCGTTTTACCTTCAATCCCGATGACTGCCGTTGCATCGAACATATAAGCAACAGATCCGCTGACACCCATATTCCCGCCATTTTTCCCAAATGCGGCACGTACATCAGATGCCGTCCGGTTCACGTTGTTTGTCAATGCATCCACGATGACCATTGAACCATTTGGACCGAACCCTTCATAACGAAGTTCGTCATAGTTTTCTTCAGAACCGCCTTTGGCTTTTTCAATCGCACGGTCAATGATCGCTCTTGGAACATTGTACGTTTTCGCACGCTCAAGCACGACCCTTAATGCCTGATTGGATTCTGGATCTGGTTCACCTTGTTTTGCCACTACATATATTTCCCGTCCGAACTTAGCATAAATCCGACTAGTATTAGCATCTTTTGACGCTTTTTTTTCTTTAATGTTATTCCACTTACGACCCATTATAAACACTCTCTTTCATCATTGATATATACGAATAGATTATTAAGATACGGCCCTATGAGAAAACCCTAAGGGGAATTCCTACGAAGATAGGCTATACGTTTACTAGATTATATTATACATCAATTGTATAATTTTGAAAAAGTCCTGCACATCCCTCACTGGCATTTATCGGTGCTTGGCACTATTTTTTTTGAAATACTATGGAAAACATCAGCAGTGGTATAGTATGAAGTGATCGGAAAGGAGAGATGATCCATGAAGGACAACCAAATCATCATCGGGATACCCGGTAAATGGAAGGACCGGACAGAAGTGATTCAAACGGTCGCTTCCCAAAGCGAAGGGTATCTGTTAGCCGGGAATGTTTTTCATAACAGTGATAAAAACATTACTTTTCAGGCAGAGATCCATGATTATGAACCCACATTAAAGGAGAGCTTTTCCTACGCCAGTAAAGACGCCTTTTCAGAGAATGCATTAGAGGAAATCAATGACCATACCTTTACCGTTTATATAATAGCCGATGTATCCGATACCGGAACTGTTATCGATTTGATCGATGCCGGGGCAGCGATCCTAAGGGCAGGCGGAATGGCAGTGAAGATAGAAACGGCTGGAATTGCCCATTCAAAGGAAGATTGGCAGCATCTTCATCATAGCCCGGATATTCTCTCGGTATATGCCCATTTTGTCACGATCATCGGAGAGGAAGACTATTATTGTTCATTCGGAATGAAAGCCTTTGGTCTTCCGGATGCCGTGACACTTAACACAATGAGTCCGAAAGAGGCGGCTGCTCTGCTTAACACATTTAATTATTACCATGTAGGTGAACGTCCTCTCTTTAAGAATGGCGAAACCTTTAGCATTCAGCAAGATGCACCCGACTTTATATTGACTGGCCTTCAGGACTTTAGATATGAAGAAGACCATCCCTTCTACAACCCGTTTGGATTATGGAATTTAGGGACAAGTAAATAGAGGAGCGATTCGCTCCCCCAGACTGCAGGCAAATTCGAATAAATCGAGTTTGCCTGCAGTTTTTATTTAAAAACGTACCAGCTGATTTCAGAAATCCGCTCCCTTTCCGCCGACTGT
This window contains:
- a CDS encoding YebC/PmpR family DNA-binding transcriptional regulator, which encodes MGRKWNNIKEKKASKDANTSRIYAKFGREIYVVAKQGEPDPESNQALRVVLERAKTYNVPRAIIDRAIEKAKGGSEENYDELRYEGFGPNGSMVIVDALTNNVNRTASDVRAAFGKNGGNMGVSGSVAYMFDATAVIGIEGKTADDVLELLMEADVDVRDIIEEEESVIVYAEPEQFHAVQQAFKDAGISDFTVAELTMLAQNDLTLPEDAQAQFEKMIDALEDLEDVQQVYHNVDLG
- a CDS encoding DUF4261 domain-containing protein, which encodes MKDNQIIIGIPGKWKDRTEVIQTVASQSEGYLLAGNVFHNSDKNITFQAEIHDYEPTLKESFSYASKDAFSENALEEINDHTFTVYIIADVSDTGTVIDLIDAGAAILRAGGMAVKIETAGIAHSKEDWQHLHHSPDILSVYAHFVTIIGEEDYYCSFGMKAFGLPDAVTLNTMSPKEAAALLNTFNYYHVGERPLFKNGETFSIQQDAPDFILTGLQDFRYEEDHPFYNPFGLWNLGTSK